GCCgcccgttttgtttttgcctaTCACCATGGTTACGAGCAGGCGTGTAACGTGTACGTGCACGTATTACGTGTCAACAGAGTGGCGCAATGTGCCACATGGTATGATTGCGTGGTGCATTTCTTGTTTACCTATAATGCACCACCTTGGACGCTTGATTCCCGCAAAAATGATTCTCATTTCTCTATCCCATGCTGATGGAACGCGCACAAACTGCCCGTGTGAATGGATAAACagatttttcttatttattttgcgATAGAATATTCATGCCGGAATCCCCCTTTCCTTCCGTTACGAATCGGTGCACGAATAGATAACTgttactatttaaaaaaaagtaaagataAAATATAGGAATGGAGACTCGATACCTGGTCTAACCCCACGCAGTGGCAACACAAATGCAGTTCCCCGGGTGTGTTACatgtagaaaaagaaaaccaaaggAGTGCAATAATTAACCAAGCATTTCCCCCCTGCTTAGTTGGTTcgcttatgtgtgtgtgtgtgtgtgtgtgtgtgtgtgtgtgtgtgtgtgtgtgtgtgtgtgtgtgtgtgtgtgtgtgtgtgtgtgtgtgtgtgtgtgtgtgtgcatgtgtcttGTGTTAATTGAAATATGTCGGACCCGGTCGGGCTCGGTTTCGAAGTAATCGTTCGAATTAGCGCAACATGCGTGGGGAAAGAATACTAGAATCTCTCACAAACTAAGAGGCGCTCGCGGGCCCAGTGGAGTAGTATTAAGCGGCAACCGATTTCTCCTGCAAACACTTTTGCGTGTGGTTAATTTTATCGCCCAAGCTCAGCGCCATGCCCTACAGGAAAGTAAATATAGAACAGTGGTTAATGGAAACACGTTTTCACGCGTGAAGCTCAATGTCGTCCAATTACCTGGCTCTTGGCGCGTATTCTTATGTGCCCGGTCACGGGTGCGTCCGGTCGATCCAAGGGCTTCTCGATACTCAAATTTGCCAAAGCATCCTCACCGAAAATGGACCTGAAATTAGCAGTCCATCGTGTTGAGCCGGCGATCTAGCGAAAATTCCTTCAACACACCTCCCAGCCACACTACCTACCTTGCGTACATATTGGCCGCCATAAAACCACACTGGCCCGAAAGTGCCTTCTCCGGCGTGAGGCACTTCATGTTGGTCGACTTGAGCAGCAACCGCAGATAGTCGTGCAAATCGGTAAGCGTCGTGTTGACCGACACCTTGTTTTCCCACTCAAACTCGACCCACATCGTGCGGAACTCGGTATCCGTGCAGCTGGCCGGCAGAATGTAGTCCATGATGTCGATCTGGATCGTATTCAGCACGACCACGTTGGACGAGAACGTGGTATCGTACACTGGAAAAGAAAGGCAGAACGTTAGCAAATGCCTCACTCAACCCCATCGCCCGGCTCGCTCACCAATGTTGCCAAAGATGATGCCATTCTCCGTCGACGACACCTTCACGTTCGCCTTGATGTTGCAGAAATCGTGGGGCGCGAGTACCACCGGGTGCGGTTTCTCCACCAGCTTCAGGTCGCCGACGGTGGCCAGCTCGAGCGTACAGTTCTGCAGCGTATCGCTGGTCTGGTTGACAATCAGCACATCCAGCACGATGTCGTACTGGTTCACGTGCACGTACGCTTCCGCATAGACCGGATCCGAGAACCCGGTCAGCTGGGTCACCTTGTTCAGCTTGCTGTTCGGCGACGCCACGTCGGTCAGTGCGGTGCTCTTTGTACCGGCCAGTGCCTGGTTCAAGCTCAGCTCGAACACATTCTCCCCCAGCTGGTCGTGTTTGCCGTTCGCCAGCTGTGTGAACGCGATCGGATCGTCCGGCTGAATCTTGGCAGCGTTCTTCTGCTGCTTGTCCTTCTTTTCCTGCGCCTTCTCCTCGCTCTGGGCGGTCAGCATGTTGGCCAGCGCGTTCTTGCAGCTCTGCGTGAAGATTTCCACTATTTCGGGCGTCTGCAGGGTCAGCGTCTTCAGACACAAATAGATCCGGTCGGTGTCATCGTTGGTGATGGCTTTCGTCGGCAGTCCGGACTTGCCAAGGTGCAGGATCGAGCTCATGATCAGCATGGCGCAGGTGCACAAACGGTTCTGCTTCTTTTCATTCGGCTCCAGCTGGATGAACTTCAAGGCCAGCTTCGTCAGCGTGGAGGCGAGTGTGGCCGCCACGAAAAAGTCCCCATCCATCATGTACTGACGGAGCGGTGGTCGTTCTACCTTTTTGGCAACCCTTGATGGAAACAGGAAAACGGTCATTAGCACATTATCGCACACAATTTTACACACCACTACCACTAAATAATACTTACGGCGCAACGCTGAACGCGCTCTGAGTAGCGTACGTGCCATCCGAGGTAACCTTGTTGGTGCTGTTCGCCGTCGTCTCGGTGGTTTTTTGCTCCTCCTCGCCCGCCTCATTGCCCGCCAGACGGCTCTGTTCCGCCTCAACAATCGGCACCTCGCCCAGCGCACGGTTGACGACGCCGATTACCTCCATAATGTCCTTCAGCGAGTTGGCATACTCGCCCAAAATCCACAGCGTAGTGCGGTGGATCTTGGCGGACTTGATGGCCGGGAACGCTTCCAGCAGCTTCTCGATGACGAGCGGCTGCAGGTGGGAAAACTTTTGAATCGCTTCCCGCACAAACACCAGCACGTCGCCGGCCGCCAGCTCGTTCGTGTCGGACAGAAACTCCACCAGCACCGGGATGACGGCCGCCGCCACGTCAGGGAACTTGATGCAGCAGGTGTGCAGGGTGCGCACCAGCAGCTGCCGGTACTTGCCCGTATCCTCGTGCTCGATGTTGTGCGTTTTGGACACTTCCTTCTTGAGCACCAGCACCATCTCCTCGATGTTGCGCGACGACACGAGATCCATCGCCAGCGCGAGCGTCTTCCGGCGCACCTCGATATCGGTGGCGCTCAGCACCCGCAGCACGTCCATCACCAGCTCCTGCATGATGCGCTCGATGTTTTCGTTCTCCTTCAGCGCAATCAGCCGATCCAGCACGATCAGCTTCACGTTGTTGTCGCTCTCCTTCACGATCAGATCGATGTAGCAGCTGACGGCCGCCTTGATGGCGGTCGGTGCGGTCGAGAGCGTCACCAGCGTGCCGGCCGCCTCGTACCGCACGGCGTTCGAGGACGAGTTCAGCAGGTTGTAGATGCAGCGAATGAAGCGCGACCGTTCGGCCGGATTGGCGTGGCACACCTTGTAGATCAGCTCGACGATCACGAGCTGCAGAATGTCACCGAAGCTGCTCACCTGATCCAGACAGGAGGCCAGATAGTTCAGGGCCCGCTCCTGGTCGGCGTGCAGCAGCATCAGGAACGCGTTGCGCTTGCACGACATGTCCTGCTGTGTGTCGAGGAAGTTTGCGATCAGCTCGGGCCCGTCCGGCACCAGCCAGTCGAAGTTCTTGTAGATGGTAAAGATGGCCAGCACTGCGTTGCGCCGCACGTACGAATGGCGATGCTCCAGGCTGCTGCGGATCGTCGGCATCAGCGGTTCCAGCAGCTCCGGCTCCTTCAGCTTGCACAGAAAGCGCAGGGTCGCGCCGCGCAGAAACTCGTTCGGGTGCTGCAGATCCTTGCGGTACGCGTCGCACACGAGAATCATCTCCTGCAGCAGCTTGCCATCGGGCGACGTTTTCGGCACGATTTCCCAGTaaatcagcagcagcttcttGAGCGTGTGGTTTTGCAGCGGCAGCACGAACCGGATGATCGTCATCAGCAGGTTGGGCAGCCGTTCGCCCTGCAGCATGAGCTGGATGACTTTCTTCATCGTTTCAATCTTTACGTTCACTTCACCCTTCTCTGTGGGCGGGAGGGAAGACAAGCGGTCGGTTTGTGTTAGTGGATTTGGCCGGCGGTCCAGCGAAGCGAGCACCACTTACCTAGGTCCTGCTTGATCTGCATCTCATTGTACAGCTCAATTTCGGGTGGATTTATTATCGTGTAACACGACATTCCCTCAGAGGCCGACGCCATCGCCGCAGTTGTGTGTGGGTTCCGAACCGAGCTGAGTCAACTTTTCTCAAGCACAACGAGCGGGCCTACGGGACACAGGATATCGCATACGCCTCGAGCACCCGGTAAGATACGTGCGTGTTGCCGTTTCCTGCACTGCGGTGTGCTATTGTGGTGCGAATTTAAGGGTTTTCGTCACTATTTTCACACTCCTTGCGCTCCGGTACACCAAAATTTCAACCCAGTTTAGCGATGACAATTATCAATACGTGTCATGGGATACGCTTATACGTCAattctgcacacacacatctacacgCGCTGTCAATATTCTGTTCGACGCCAAGGTGTAGTAAGCAAAGCTATGACTGCAGTTGTTGTTTCGCACAGTTTGTTGGGGTTCGGAGTTTGATTTGCCGAAAATATGGAGATTATTcttatttaaatattgatcAGAATTAATTTGACGAAAAAGATATGTAAAATTTTCAATAACGTTTACCATCAATTTTCTGAGgtgtaaaaatgaaaattctcTCTAAAGAAAATGTTCAATGTGGATACAACTTATGCACAACATGTTTATTTCAATGCAGTTTTACAAAATCAATGCATATTATCGATACACCCTTGATATGATTAGTAAAAACAATCGTTTTCAAATAAATGCACATGCACTTTCCAATGCGCCGAGAACTGTTATACTGGCTGCGTTGCGCGTAGTTGTGTGAATCGTATGCACACATAGAAGGCGATTGGATCGAAGTGACAACtttcacaacaaaacaaatgggtgagcgtaaactttgccAGGGTACAGGATAGGCTCCATCGAGTAAATTAGTTAAGTTGTATCGAAAGTGGAAAAGAACAACGATCGCTCACCATGGGCAGTTTAATGGAGGCATGCTGCACTGGTTTTATATGCAGGCTGTGTTCAAAGATGAATCGCACCGTAATTTTCATCTACGGTGCTGATGGCCTCGAGCACAACTTGCTGGAGAAAATCAACAACTATCTCCCAATACAGGTATGGGAACCAACAGAGGTCCAACATTTTCCTGATAAAAATAGCAACTATagcgtgtatgtgttttcAGATCAATGAAGAGGACGAGCTGCCCAAAACTATCTGCGACGCTTGTATGGATAAAATTCTGCTCCACCATCGGCTGATCGAGCAGATACAGTCGGCGCAGAAACGTTTCGTGAAGCTGCGGGGTGAAGAGCAGGCCCGGAACGCAACGGCTGCCGAGTCGGCCGCAAGCTCCCGGACGTTATCCGCCGAATCCACAGCAAGCTCCCGCACCATGTCGGTCGATTCCACGGATGCCGTGGAAGAACCAGCCGAACGAATACAGCAAAGCAATGAAACGAACAACGAAACAGTCGATAACAGTGCGCCCGCCGAGGCGTCGAATGAGCGAGGAGCGCAGGAGGAGCCCCAGGTGAACGACAGCACCAGCCAAGATTCGTCAAGCCAAGAGgcaacgagcagcagcagtgccgcAAACGAGACAGTCGGTGAATCGAGTACAAACCGAGAACCAAACGAACCGGGCTCATCGACCGCCAAAACACCGAATCGATTGAAACGCAAGCAGCCAAATCCGTCCCATTCGTCCAAGGTGGCCCGTAAACGGTTAGGATAGGTAGCTTCAATCCGCGCCCTTTGTTGCTCCACTCCCCTGGCAGGGTCAAACGGGACGACTAGGGGGCTGGGTGGTTGGCAATGTTTAACAAAATCTATAATACATTGCACATAAAATCTCGTACGGCTATTAGCTGCAGGCATGACTGTTAAATGTTGCCAATAGCAGCATTGAAACGCTAAATAAGAGAAGCATCCTTTCGTTCTATTCAACTCGTCAATAAATGTATCGTTTTAAGTCTAGTAATACAACGTCCTCTATAAACTCTAACCATAGTGTGCACGCTacattctgttttgttttgtgaataAATTAGCTGATTCGATTAAtatttcgttgttgtttattccttcttgtgtttgctgcttttgctaCTCCGCACTCACAATCAATTATTTACACGACGGTGTGACGACGACACCACCACAGCATTGTACGTTGACGAGTTTTCATGTTTGGCTTCTGTGGCTCTCGCGGAACACAACGATCGGCATCGGCACCATCAGCCGGAGAAGCCGCTTCATTCGACAGAAATTCGACAGTGGCCAGAAAGCAAGGAATGGCATGGCCAATTTTGCCGAATGGTTCATCGCCCTGTTTAGCCTGCTTTCCTTAGGGAAGGGGAACAAGGAGAACGAAAGCAATCTATCTTACTGGTTGCTGGTTCTCTTTGATGTAACACCGTAATTGAATTGTGCTTTACGAAATCTGATATTCAAATGATAGTAACCAATCGCTTAGAAATCCCTTATTTACAATCATTCACACAGAGGGAAAGGAAATCGGGACCCGAAGGAACAATGCAACTAAGCAAACCAAACAGCCGGTACGGGAGTAAGTACAGGTAAAATGCAATTAACGATGCTCTAACTAACAATTGATTGCGAGCGGACTTTTGATGCTTCTTTATCGCACATTATATCATATCTATGCATTTGCTTGCTTTGCATGTTTTACATGCTTGTTGTTTACAACCTGCACGACGAGCCCGTCGAGGGACATTGCGTCATGCTTGTTAAACTATTATAAATTAAAGATAAATTGTTATAAGCGGTATAAAAAAGAGATACGCGTCTCTGGTACGCTAGCTAGAACCAATGTCTTTGAACCGTCTTACACCGAAAGCGTGTCTCTATCCTTCCCTGTCGATGCCGTTCGAGGGTCTAGTGTTGACTTTGAGAAGGTAATTTAAGCTACGTGTGACTATGCCTTGTCGGCGTTGGTCTGTGTGTTCCTCTTCGGCTCCGTCTGCTGAGCTGTCCCTATAAAAAACTTCATTATCGATAATCTCCAACGCATTGGATATGACACCTCTATTACCACTGGCCGCGTTGGGAGCATCCTTCCGTTCGGGTGTGGCAGGGATGTACAGGGGCTGCTCgtgcttgtttttcttcgtcGTGAACGGTAGCTCGTCCAGTATTTTGGGTTTCCAAGATGATTTCGATTCTGCAATGGATGAATATGATTAATTGTCCATTGCCCGCTGGAAAAGCACATTTCGGCGAGCCGTTTACCCAGATCCGCAGTGACTCGCGCCACTTCACGCAGCTGTGTATCCAATCGTTGGATTTGGAAGTTCAGATCGTTAATAGTGGCCTGCAGTTCTAGCTTTTCCTGCAGTGCCATCTCCTCCTTCATCGCTTCCTTTCGTGCTTGCCTGCAAGTGTAACAAGTTGTAGCCGAAATGCTCCTACTTCCATCTGCCTGCTCTCACCCTTACCTTTGATACTCCAGCAGAAGTAAACCGGCACCGATGGTAAAGATGACGATTTCGCCCAGCAAGTTCGCGCCCAGATCGATGGCCATCGCTTCGTTCAGCACGGGCACGGTGGTGGGTTTGCCGAGATTGAGTGCCCACATTTTCGTCTTCACCTCCATCCAGTTGTAAAACTGTGCCGGCGGCATGCAAACGTACTTCCGAAAGAAGGGACTGTTTTTGGCCCGCTCCTTGAGCAGATTGGCGATCGGTTTGGAGATCTGTTTCATGGCCAGCACGCCAAGCTTGGCGGCCGGAAACGCTCCCACAACCATGATGGCGCTTGGCGAACTCGAAGGATTTGCTAACGATTCACGATTATTCTAGTGCTGTGCGAGATACAACCCGATAAACGAGCGGCTAGTAAATAGTTTTACGCAATATCACCTGAGCCTGGGGCCAAGCTGACTTCTGCCAAAAGTAGCGGAGCTATTAACAATGCTGTCAAACTGAAGGGTCAAGGTTGGTATATGAAGGTGTTTTCGATTAGCTGTATGGTTGTTATTTCCATTTAATTCCAATTTTctggtgttattttttatgaagTTGATTGttagcgaaaagaaaaaccatttACGATTTATTGTGCTGCTATACAatattatacaaaatcgttcagaTGAAATTTGTCCAAACCACGCACACCATTGCAACTGCACGAGCTGCAAAGTCAACTGACGCTCGTTTGATGACAGCAAGGGAAAACagtttttattgtgttttttgccGCTCCCGTTGCTCCACAATGTAACTCGAAGAGATCGATGGTTTTGTGTAATATGTGAAGAAAATTAAGACTCGTGCCGTCAAATCatccaaaaaccaaaaaatggGGAACAACGGAAATCTGTCCAAGGCGGAGCTGTTCATACAGAACCTTAACGCCAACAATGCCAAGAAACTGGCCTTTGCCATGGTGCTCGGGTTCGTAGTGTATCACGCCTTTCTGCATCTGCGTTACGGTAAGCGACGATCGAAACCATTTGCCCTGAAGCGTAGATTAAATGAAATGACTTCCCTCGTAGGTTCTGACTCGTGCAAATGGCTGCTCAGTGCTGGGCGCTTCAAGGGAGACAAGGAATGGCAGCCGTACGGATGCATGCTGCACAAGTACACAGAAACGTAAGTGACTCACGGCATTCCTTTGCAGTGTTCCGCCCACTAATCTATATTTTCTTTAAACTAATGCAGTGACACCCGCAAATGTCTGCGCTATCTTGCCTTCTGGGGCAATCAGAACCATTTCGTGCTCATCGGGGACGAACGGCTTCGGTCACTTTCGCTGGAGTTTATCGACTACCTCCGATCGAGCGAAACGgaaaacaactccaaacaCAGCTCCACGAAAAACACGGAAGATCTTCTTTTTACCGACTACAAGCTGCGCCTCCGGGTGGAGTACATCTACGCGAACGAGGTTTCGAAAAGCTTGATTGACGAGTTCATCAAGTGGGAGCACGAGGAAGACCCGCCCAGCTTGATCATCGCCAGCTGCACCTATCCCAGCTTTCAGCGCGGCAACGTGACGGAAGAGATACAGAAGGCGTACGAAAAGAATCTGACGCGCTTAGTTACGCCGATCGATCGGCTGTACGGGAAGAAGACGAAAATTATCTGGAAACTCCAGGACCCGGTCGATCAGGAAAGCTCCACGGAGGAGTGGAAGAACGTGCGCAATGAGGATGTCGATCGGATTAACCAGGCGGCGAGCAGTATTCTGCGCTATTCGGAGGCGAAGATCTGGTCCTCCTCGAACATGATCGCATCCGGGCTGGTGGACGAGTTTGCCGACGGGCAGCAGTTGAGCTCGCTGACACTGAAGCACGACGTGCAGATTTTGCTCAACATGTACTGTAACGATTACATGAACTACAACGACGGAACGTGCTGCAGCAGTGCCGAACCGTACACAATCATACAGGTCACGACCTATGCCTTCTTGGCTGTGTGGTGAGTATAGTGACCCGGCGGTTCAGTCAATCAGACAGGTTAATAATGGTCAATCATTGGTTTACAGTGCCAGCATTGCGACCGCCATGTACGTCCGCAAATGGATTGTTAAGTGGCGCGGCGGACACGCCTACATGCCGCTGAACCAACCCATCGAAACGCAGTCCCCGATAGCGGCGCTAGCGTCGTTGGCAATCATCATGACGTACTTTTACCTCTGCGATCGGACCAACTTTTTCATGAAGGAAAACAAGTATTACTCCGAGTTTAGCTTCTGGATCCCGGTCGGGTATGTGTTCGCGCTCGGGCTATTTTTTACCGAAGACAGCAAATTGACCAAGGTG
This is a stretch of genomic DNA from Anopheles merus strain MAF chromosome 2R, AmerM5.1, whole genome shotgun sequence. It encodes these proteins:
- the LOC121590512 gene encoding coatomer subunit beta, which codes for MASASEGMSCYTIINPPEIELYNEMQIKQDLEKGEVNVKIETMKKVIQLMLQGERLPNLLMTIIRFVLPLQNHTLKKLLLIYWEIVPKTSPDGKLLQEMILVCDAYRKDLQHPNEFLRGATLRFLCKLKEPELLEPLMPTIRSSLEHRHSYVRRNAVLAIFTIYKNFDWLVPDGPELIANFLDTQQDMSCKRNAFLMLLHADQERALNYLASCLDQVSSFGDILQLVIVELIYKVCHANPAERSRFIRCIYNLLNSSSNAVRYEAAGTLVTLSTAPTAIKAAVSCYIDLIVKESDNNVKLIVLDRLIALKENENIERIMQELVMDVLRVLSATDIEVRRKTLALAMDLVSSRNIEEMVLVLKKEVSKTHNIEHEDTGKYRQLLVRTLHTCCIKFPDVAAAVIPVLVEFLSDTNELAAGDVLVFVREAIQKFSHLQPLVIEKLLEAFPAIKSAKIHRTTLWILGEYANSLKDIMEVIGVVNRALGEVPIVEAEQSRLAGNEAGEEEQKTTETTANSTNKVTSDGTYATQSAFSVAPVAKKVERPPLRQYMMDGDFFVAATLASTLTKLALKFIQLEPNEKKQNRLCTCAMLIMSSILHLGKSGLPTKAITNDDTDRIYLCLKTLTLQTPEIVEIFTQSCKNALANMLTAQSEEKAQEKKDKQQKNAAKIQPDDPIAFTQLANGKHDQLGENVFELSLNQALAGTKSTALTDVASPNSKLNKVTQLTGFSDPVYAEAYVHVNQYDIVLDVLIVNQTSDTLQNCTLELATVGDLKLVEKPHPVVLAPHDFCNIKANVKVSSTENGIIFGNIVYDTTFSSNVVVLNTIQIDIMDYILPASCTDTEFRTMWVEFEWENKVSVNTTLTDLHDYLRLLLKSTNMKCLTPEKALSGQCGFMAANMYARSIFGEDALANLSIEKPLDRPDAPVTGHIRIRAKSQGMALSLGDKINHTQKCLQEKSVAA
- the LOC121590525 gene encoding uncharacterized protein LOC121590525; its protein translation is MGSLMEACCTGFICRLCSKMNRTVIFIYGADGLEHNLLEKINNYLPIQINEEDELPKTICDACMDKILLHHRLIEQIQSAQKRFVKLRGEEQARNATAAESAASSRTLSAESTASSRTMSVDSTDAVEEPAERIQQSNETNNETVDNSAPAEASNERGAQEEPQVNDSTSQDSSSQEATSSSSAANETVGESSTNREPNEPGSSTAKTPNRLKRKQPNPSHSSKVARKRLG
- the LOC121590524 gene encoding putative OPA3-like protein CG13603 isoform X1, coding for MVVGAFPAAKLGVLAMKQISKPIANLLKERAKNSPFFRKYVCMPPAQFYNWMEVKTKMWALNLGKPTTVPVLNEAMAIDLGANLLGEIVIFTIGAGLLLLEYQRQARKEAMKEEMALQEKLELQATINDLNFQIQRLDTQLREVARVTADLESKSSWKPKILDELPFTTKKNKHEQPLYIPATPERKDAPNAASGNRGVISNALEIIDNEVFYRDSSADGAEEEHTDQRRQGIVTRSLNYLLKVNTRPSNGIDREG
- the LOC121590524 gene encoding putative OPA3-like protein CG13603 isoform X2, with the protein product MVVGAFPAAKLGVLAMKQISKPIANLLKERAKNSPFFRKYVCMPPAQFYNWMEVKTKMWALNLGKPTTVPVLNEAMAIDLGANLLGEIVIFTIGAGLLLLEYQRQARKEAMKEEMALQEKLELQATINDLNFQIQRLDTQLREVARVTADLESKSSWKPKILDELPFTTKKNKHEQPLYIPATPERKDAPNAASGTAQQTEPKRNTQTNADKA
- the LOC121590513 gene encoding N-acetylneuraminate 9-O-acetyltransferase, producing the protein MGNNGNLSKAELFIQNLNANNAKKLAFAMVLGFVVYHAFLHLRYGSDSCKWLLSAGRFKGDKEWQPYGCMLHKYTETDTRKCLRYLAFWGNQNHFVLIGDERLRSLSLEFIDYLRSSETENNSKHSSTKNTEDLLFTDYKLRLRVEYIYANEVSKSLIDEFIKWEHEEDPPSLIIASCTYPSFQRGNVTEEIQKAYEKNLTRLVTPIDRLYGKKTKIIWKLQDPVDQESSTEEWKNVRNEDVDRINQAASSILRYSEAKIWSSSNMIASGLVDEFADGQQLSSLTLKHDVQILLNMYCNDYMNYNDGTCCSSAEPYTIIQVTTYAFLAVCASIATAMYVRKWIVKWRGGHAYMPLNQPIETQSPIAALASLAIIMTYFYLCDRTNFFMKENKYYSEFSFWIPVGYVFALGLFFTEDSKLTKVLHRDQTDELKGWMQIVILIYYMTGASHILPIYMHIKVLISGFLFLSGYAHFTYWWQTGNAGLVRFLNVMFRMNFLTVILCLCMNRPYQFYFFVPLLSFWYSIMYLMLSLPPRITAQSTEANPYQYLYVVIKFVTMLATVTVLYMSEVFFERIFVTRPWKALFVTTDDDIHEWWYRWKLDRYTITYGMIFAAIFQISQRFAVVDDNNHGNLFSKRISLTSTLAAITGIGCYMTWTFFCRNRQDCEEVHSYVVFIPIVGYILLRNISGILRTRYSTFFAWFGKISLELFLCQYHIWLAADRNGVLVLLPGFPTLNVLITSFIFVCVSHEIHRVTSVLLPYAVPNDWKLALRNIVFFVILLIPLGRYDGMF